One window of the Candidatus Hydrogenedentota bacterium genome contains the following:
- a CDS encoding ADP-ribosylglycohydrolase family protein has protein sequence MLGTAVGDALGLPMEGLSPKRARRIFGEVTGHRLLPGKGLVSDDTEHTCMVAQALVASAREPERFQRELARRIKHWFWMLPAGVGLATLRACLKLSIGTPPSRSGVFSAGNGPAMRSALLGLVARDYDHLVALVDASTQITHRDPRANHAAFAVALAARLSASHVQVRGEEYVALLREVLAGDSNEFIDAVARAAEATPMTTDSFAIGMGLEKGVTGYALHTVPVCLHAWFRNPSDYRQAVGDVIACGGDSDTTGAILGAIVGAAVGVDGIPVDWVRGIADWPRTVGWMNLLAEALASERTIPPELSPVAVLLRNAIFLAIVLTHGVRRLLPPY, from the coding sequence ATTCTTGGAACGGCAGTTGGGGATGCGCTGGGCCTGCCGATGGAAGGTCTCTCACCGAAGAGGGCTCGCCGAATCTTTGGCGAAGTCACTGGTCACCGGCTCCTGCCTGGAAAGGGCCTAGTTTCCGACGATACCGAGCATACGTGCATGGTTGCGCAGGCGTTAGTGGCTTCAGCGCGTGAACCGGAACGCTTTCAGCGTGAATTGGCAAGGCGAATTAAACACTGGTTTTGGATGCTGCCCGCCGGAGTTGGCCTTGCCACACTTCGGGCCTGCTTGAAGTTGAGTATAGGCACGCCTCCCTCACGGAGCGGCGTATTCAGCGCGGGCAATGGGCCGGCCATGCGCAGCGCGTTACTCGGACTTGTAGCGCGTGATTATGACCATCTTGTGGCTTTGGTCGACGCCAGCACTCAAATTACACACCGAGATCCTCGCGCAAATCACGCTGCATTCGCCGTTGCATTGGCAGCCAGGCTGTCGGCTTCACACGTGCAAGTCCGGGGCGAGGAATACGTAGCTCTTTTGCGCGAGGTTTTGGCCGGAGATTCGAACGAGTTTATCGATGCTGTAGCTAGAGCTGCCGAAGCAACCCCAATGACGACGGACTCATTTGCCATAGGAATGGGGCTTGAGAAAGGAGTAACCGGCTACGCGTTACACACTGTCCCGGTTTGCCTTCACGCGTGGTTCCGCAATCCGTCTGACTATCGCCAAGCTGTGGGCGATGTGATTGCCTGCGGCGGCGACTCAGACACAACAGGAGCGATACTTGGCGCCATTGTCGGCGCTGCTGTGGGTGTGGATGGAATACCAGTGGATTGGGTGCGAGGCATTGCAGACTGGCCGCGCACGGTGGGCTGGATGAACTTGCTGGCGGAAGCTCTCGCTTCTGAACGTACGATCCCCCCCGAGCTATCGCCTGTGGCGGTGCTTCTTCGCAATGCGATCTTTCTGGCGATTGTGCTCACAC